One Bacillota bacterium DNA segment encodes these proteins:
- a CDS encoding AI-2E family transporter yields the protein MRRIWRYLVFILLGAALAAFLYRIRAVLAPFFLAAAFAYMIDPVVTFLERRGAPRAIGTAIVYIAIIISMSLACIYFFPRFLSQLEQMVIILPSHAARLQLGLAALYDRFDRFYIPMALRAAINDAINRGELYIRDLAKELVETLMGILSHFLGIIIVPVLAFYLTKDINRIRGRIAGFLLAKGRGDIIALVGQIDGILSSYVRGQLLVGAIVGILTTIALALMDVDFALIVGILAGILNVIPYFGPILGAIPAVCASLLKSPWTGLWAGIVFILIQQLESSLIAPKILGDRVGLHPLVVVFSLLVGAELLGFTGLLIAVPVTAVLNVLAGFIWERAIGNKIDNK from the coding sequence GTGAGACGCATCTGGAGATATTTGGTCTTTATCTTGCTGGGGGCCGCGCTTGCGGCCTTTTTATATCGCATAAGGGCAGTGCTGGCGCCTTTTTTCCTGGCCGCAGCGTTCGCTTACATGATCGATCCCGTCGTCACCTTTTTAGAAAGGCGGGGCGCTCCCAGGGCCATTGGGACCGCAATAGTATATATCGCAATAATCATCTCGATGTCGCTGGCGTGCATATATTTCTTTCCGCGTTTTCTGAGCCAGCTGGAGCAGATGGTCATCATCCTGCCATCTCATGCGGCAAGGTTGCAGCTAGGCCTTGCGGCTTTATATGACCGGTTTGATAGATTTTATATTCCTATGGCGCTCCGTGCGGCCATAAATGATGCGATCAACCGCGGTGAACTATATATCCGGGACCTGGCCAAGGAACTGGTAGAGACCCTTATGGGGATTCTGTCTCATTTTCTAGGGATCATAATCGTACCAGTGCTGGCCTTTTATTTGACTAAGGACATAAACAGGATCCGGGGGAGGATCGCGGGTTTCCTCCTGGCGAAGGGCAGGGGAGATATAATCGCGCTTGTGGGGCAGATAGACGGCATTCTGAGCAGCTATGTGAGAGGTCAGTTGCTTGTTGGGGCCATCGTGGGAATTCTCACAACCATCGCCCTGGCCCTCATGGATGTGGATTTCGCTCTAATTGTTGGTATACTGGCAGGCATCTTGAATGTCATACCATATTTTGGCCCGATCTTAGGGGCGATCCCTGCCGTATGCGCGTCTCTTTTGAAATCGCCGTGGACCGGCCTATGGGCAGGAATTGTTTTTATCTTGATCCAGCAACTCGAGAGTTCGCTCATTGCCCCTAAGATCCTCGGCGACCGTGTGGGTCTTCATCCGCTCGTCGTAGTATTTTCCCTCTTGGTTGGGGCTGAACTCCTAGGTTTCACCGGATTGCTCATAGCAGTCCCGGTGACCGCCGTGTTGAATGTCCTTGCGGGTTTTATCTGGGAAAGGGCGATTGGGAACAAGATTGACAACAAATAG